In a genomic window of Candidatus Rokuibacteriota bacterium:
- a CDS encoding branched-chain amino acid ABC transporter permease, with the protein MVTFGQVVVNGLALGSIYLLIAIGLVLVFSVLKVVNFAHGELLMVGGYLVYLGLEILRWGVAGTSLILIAGMVLLGAIVYVGVMRPALRRPPINQLVATFAVAVLLQNGVQLLLGADVRSLRLEFATVEVLGLAIYGPTLVGIVLSLTMLTALAVVLRRTEFGIIVRAVAQDRAAAEVAGIRTSLVCGLVFVFGTVLAGLGGLFLALSYSLTPHAGAEYTLKAFAVAVLAGMGNIGAAAATSLLLGLGESLVGVYQGSRAINLVTYGILVATLIARPTGLIRGERG; encoded by the coding sequence GTGGTGACGTTCGGGCAGGTGGTGGTCAACGGGCTCGCGCTCGGAAGCATCTACCTGCTCATCGCGATCGGCCTCGTGCTCGTTTTCAGCGTGCTGAAGGTCGTGAACTTCGCCCACGGGGAACTGCTGATGGTCGGTGGCTATCTCGTCTACCTGGGTCTTGAGATCCTCCGCTGGGGCGTGGCGGGAACATCGCTGATCCTCATCGCGGGCATGGTGCTCCTCGGGGCGATCGTGTACGTCGGCGTGATGCGTCCCGCGCTGCGCCGGCCGCCGATCAACCAGCTTGTCGCGACGTTTGCCGTGGCGGTGCTGCTGCAGAACGGCGTCCAGCTCTTGCTCGGTGCCGATGTCCGTTCGCTGCGGCTCGAGTTCGCGACCGTCGAGGTCTTGGGCCTTGCCATCTACGGCCCGACGCTCGTCGGGATCGTGCTGTCGCTGACGATGCTGACGGCGTTGGCCGTCGTGCTGCGTCGTACCGAGTTCGGGATCATCGTGCGTGCCGTCGCGCAGGACCGCGCGGCCGCGGAGGTCGCCGGAATCCGGACGAGCCTGGTGTGCGGGCTGGTGTTCGTGTTCGGAACGGTCCTGGCCGGTCTTGGCGGCTTGTTCCTCGCGCTCAGCTACTCGCTCACGCCCCACGCCGGCGCCGAGTACACGCTCAAGGCCTTCGCGGTCGCCGTGCTCGCCGGCATGGGGAACATCGGCGCCGCCGCTGCCACGAGCCTGCTTCTCGGTCTCGGCGAGTCGCTGGTCGGCGTGTACCAAGGGTCGCGCGCCATCAATCTGGTGACGTACGGCATCCTGGTCGCCACGCTGATCGCGCGGCCGACTGGCCTGATCCGCGGGGAGCGCGGGTAG
- a CDS encoding branched-chain amino acid ABC transporter permease, protein MARRPVVRDVAILGAASGVSAVVGIVTDPYVGGVLTTALMFIGLTAAWHLVGGYLGQLSLGHAALFGAGAYVTTHLGSTTTLPLPVLFAAGAGGAALTALAMAPAFRARGIYFAIATLGVTGLSQVAAVLLAPGGNLGIVMPFTFAPFSRAPFFWALGLALVSVLTVRLIMASRHGRAIAAIRDDEDAAASLGIDALRYKVTILLLSAVLTGLIGGFYAVRTAFVDPDTVFDVMINVRLLLMAIVGGMGTFWGPILGALTVSIADEALRVYVGPEAAMILYALLLLLLTLWAPAGVGAVVRSPHGRRRRSGERVATMPTSNEV, encoded by the coding sequence ATGGCCCGTCGACCGGTCGTGCGGGATGTCGCGATCCTCGGGGCGGCCTCGGGGGTGTCGGCGGTCGTCGGGATCGTCACGGATCCGTATGTCGGCGGCGTCCTCACGACGGCGCTGATGTTCATCGGTTTGACGGCTGCCTGGCATCTGGTCGGCGGATACCTCGGACAGCTGTCGCTCGGGCACGCGGCACTGTTCGGAGCCGGCGCGTACGTCACCACCCACCTCGGGTCGACCACGACGCTCCCGCTGCCGGTCCTCTTCGCGGCGGGCGCGGGCGGTGCCGCGCTGACCGCGCTCGCGATGGCCCCGGCCTTTCGCGCCCGCGGCATCTACTTCGCGATCGCGACGCTCGGCGTCACCGGCCTGTCGCAGGTCGCCGCGGTGCTGCTGGCACCGGGCGGGAACCTCGGGATCGTCATGCCGTTCACGTTCGCGCCGTTCAGCCGCGCGCCGTTCTTCTGGGCGCTCGGTCTCGCCCTCGTCAGCGTCCTGACCGTGCGGCTCATCATGGCGTCGCGACACGGGCGGGCCATCGCGGCGATCCGGGACGACGAGGACGCGGCGGCATCGCTCGGCATCGATGCCCTGCGCTACAAGGTGACGATCCTCCTCCTGAGCGCGGTCCTCACGGGACTCATCGGCGGGTTCTACGCCGTGCGGACGGCGTTCGTCGATCCGGACACCGTCTTCGACGTGATGATCAATGTTCGGTTGCTGCTCATGGCGATCGTGGGCGGCATGGGCACGTTCTGGGGGCCCATCCTGGGCGCGCTCACGGTGAGCATTGCCGACGAGGCGCTCCGCGTCTACGTGGGCCCGGAAGCGGCGATGATTCTCTACGCGCTGCTGCTCTTGCTGCTCACGCTGTGGGCGCCCGCCGGCGTCGGCGCCGTGGTGCGGTCGCCGCACGGTCGCCGGCGGCGTTCCGGGGAGCGCGTGGCGACCATGCCGACCTCGAACGAGGTCTGA
- a CDS encoding ABC transporter ATP-binding protein, whose translation MALLEARNISKRFGGLQANRDLSLDVSDGEIVGLIGPNGAGKTTFFNIVAGVYRPDTGSLRFRGREITGARPHVVSRLGIARTFQIPRPFDTMTVIDNVLVGLVPRAGAAAADREARALVAAVGLTEKADALASSLSTGQRKRLELARALATRPSLLLLDEVTGGVDQRSIPGLVELVRSVRARGVTLLVVEHNMRVMASLADRIVALNLGAKIAEGRPAEVARDAEVVRTYLGDTFVTETS comes from the coding sequence GTGGCGCTGCTCGAGGCACGGAACATCAGCAAGCGGTTCGGCGGCCTTCAGGCCAACCGCGACCTCTCGCTCGACGTGTCGGACGGCGAGATCGTCGGGCTGATCGGGCCGAACGGAGCCGGAAAGACGACCTTCTTCAACATCGTCGCCGGCGTGTACCGGCCGGACACCGGCTCGCTTCGCTTCCGCGGGCGCGAGATCACGGGCGCTCGCCCGCACGTCGTCAGTCGCCTCGGCATCGCGCGGACGTTCCAGATCCCGCGTCCGTTCGACACGATGACGGTGATCGACAATGTGCTCGTCGGGCTGGTTCCGCGCGCGGGCGCCGCCGCGGCCGACCGCGAGGCTCGTGCGCTCGTCGCGGCCGTGGGCCTGACGGAAAAGGCGGACGCGCTCGCGTCCTCACTCAGCACGGGCCAGCGGAAGCGTCTCGAGCTGGCGCGGGCGCTGGCGACGAGGCCCTCGCTGCTTCTGCTGGACGAGGTCACCGGCGGCGTGGATCAGCGAAGCATCCCGGGGCTGGTGGAGCTTGTGCGTTCAGTGCGCGCGCGCGGGGTCACGCTCCTCGTCGTCGAGCACAACATGCGGGTGATGGCATCGCTTGCGGACCGGATCGTCGCGCTGAACCTGGGGGCGAAGATCGCCGAGGGTCGACCCGCCGAGGTCGCGCGCGACGCCGAAGTCGTCCGC